From Diaminobutyricibacter sp. McL0608, one genomic window encodes:
- the gltB gene encoding glutamate synthase large subunit encodes MAQQPPLSRSGTQSGFSAIPARQGLYDPAFEKDACGLAMVATLRGTAGHDIIDAALNALRNLEHRGAVGSDAGTGDGAGIITQIPDTFLRAVSGLDLPQVGRYAVGNAFLPSEPDARAVVKTAIEAIVVEEELAVLGWRDVPVRPDEIGTLARDAMPVIEQLFVASTRIGDSGSPVGGILLDRQTFRARKRVERELDVYFSSLSSRTLVYKGMVTTLQLEPFYPDLSDQRFASKLALVHSRYSTNTFPSWPLAQPFRMIAHNGEINTVQGNRNWMRARQSQLESALLGDLAPVLPIVTPGASDSASFDEVVELLTLAGRSLPHAVMMMVPEAWENQTEIDPVRRDFYEYHSMLMEPWDGPAAIVFTDGSLVGATLDRNGLRPGRYVITDDGLVVLASEIGVLDIEPSRVVRKGRLRPGKMFLVDTVAGRLIEDDEIKAELAASEPFGEWLEHGRINLKDLPEREHIVHTPASVTRRQRTFGYTEEEVRVLLAPMAKAGAEPLGAMGSDTPVAVLSERPRLLFDYFTQQFAQVTNPPLDSIREEVVTSLKLGLGPERNLLTAGPEHARQVVLDFPVIDNDELAKIQHIDPRAGSRLTTTLKGLYRADAGPDAMQERIAELCDEVDVAIEAGAQFIVLSDRDSNRDLAPIPSLLMLAGVHHHLIRTENRMKVGIIVEAGDVREVHHVALLIGYGASAINPYLAMETCEELVRSGMITGVTPEKAVKNVIKALGKGVLKIMSKMGISTVSSYAGAQAFEAVGLSQEFVDQYFTGTTSKLGGVGIEVVAAENLARHASAYPLDGATIAHERLANGGEYQWRRDGSPHLFNPETVFRLQHSTRTRRYDVFREYTQLVDEQAESLMTLRGMFKLQTGVRPPVPLDEVEPIESIVKRFSTGAMSYGSISKEAHETLAIAMNSIGAKSNTGEGGEDLDRLLDPERRSAIKQVASGRFGVTSMYLTHSDDIQIKLAQGAKPGEGGQLPPTKVYPWIARTRHATAGVGLISPPPHHDIYSIEDLKQLIFDLKRANPNARVHVKLVSESGIGAVAAGTAKALADVILVSGHDGGTGASPVNSLKHAGTPWELGLAETQQTLMLNGMRDRVVVQVDGQLKTGRDVIVGALLGAEEFGFATAPLVVSGCVMMRVCHLDTCPVGVATQNPELRARFSGKPEFVVNFFEFIAQEVREYLAELGFRSIDEAIGHHEFLDVNGAIEHWKASGLDLAPILVGPDFPDDAPRKNARPQDHELEKHFDNVLIARSAGVLEKGGRIQLELPIRNTERAVGTMLGHEVTVRHGENGLPSGSIDITLTGSAGQSLGAFLPAGITLRLEGDSNDYVGKGLSGGQIILRPDRNSVFPAERNVIAGNVIGYGATQGSMFIRGIVGERFLVRNSGATAVVEGVGDHALEYMTGGLAVILGGTGRNLGAGMSGGTAYVYELKRDRVNRDALDTGELELLPLGSADVEIVRDLLERHVAETESTLAAKLLADFDDTVANFVKVLPRDYAAVLEMRQNAVDEGLDPDGDVVWNRILEVTGG; translated from the coding sequence ATGGCGCAACAGCCACCCCTCTCCCGCTCAGGCACGCAGTCCGGTTTCAGCGCGATTCCCGCGCGGCAGGGTCTCTACGACCCTGCCTTCGAGAAGGACGCCTGCGGTCTCGCCATGGTGGCGACGCTCCGCGGCACCGCCGGGCACGACATCATCGATGCCGCCCTGAACGCCCTGCGCAACCTCGAGCACCGCGGGGCCGTCGGGTCCGACGCTGGTACCGGTGACGGTGCTGGCATCATCACGCAGATCCCCGACACCTTCCTCCGCGCGGTCTCCGGCCTCGACCTCCCGCAGGTCGGCCGCTATGCCGTCGGCAACGCCTTCCTTCCCTCAGAGCCGGATGCGCGCGCGGTGGTCAAGACCGCCATCGAGGCGATCGTGGTAGAAGAGGAGCTCGCTGTGCTCGGCTGGCGGGATGTTCCCGTACGCCCCGACGAGATCGGGACGCTCGCTCGCGACGCCATGCCCGTCATCGAGCAGCTCTTCGTCGCGAGCACGCGAATCGGCGACTCGGGCTCCCCGGTCGGCGGCATCCTTCTCGACCGGCAGACGTTCCGTGCCCGCAAGCGCGTCGAGCGCGAACTCGACGTCTACTTCTCCTCGCTCTCGAGCCGCACCCTGGTCTACAAGGGCATGGTCACGACACTCCAGCTCGAGCCGTTCTACCCCGACCTCTCCGACCAGCGGTTCGCGTCAAAGCTCGCCCTCGTGCATTCGCGCTACTCGACGAACACCTTCCCGTCCTGGCCGCTCGCCCAGCCGTTCCGCATGATCGCCCACAACGGTGAGATCAACACCGTGCAGGGCAACCGCAACTGGATGCGCGCGCGCCAGTCGCAGCTCGAGAGCGCCCTTCTCGGCGACCTCGCTCCCGTCCTCCCGATCGTCACTCCCGGTGCGAGCGACTCGGCGTCGTTCGATGAAGTGGTCGAGTTGCTGACGCTGGCCGGCCGCTCGCTCCCGCACGCCGTCATGATGATGGTGCCGGAGGCCTGGGAGAACCAGACCGAGATCGACCCGGTCCGCCGCGACTTCTACGAGTACCACTCGATGCTCATGGAGCCGTGGGACGGCCCGGCCGCGATCGTCTTCACGGACGGCTCACTCGTCGGCGCGACCCTCGACCGCAACGGCCTGCGTCCGGGCCGGTACGTCATCACCGACGACGGACTGGTCGTGCTGGCCAGCGAGATCGGCGTACTCGACATCGAACCGAGCCGCGTCGTGCGCAAGGGCCGACTCCGCCCCGGAAAGATGTTCCTCGTCGACACGGTCGCGGGACGCCTCATCGAAGATGACGAGATCAAGGCGGAGCTCGCCGCGAGCGAGCCGTTCGGCGAGTGGCTCGAGCACGGCCGCATCAACCTCAAGGACCTCCCGGAGCGCGAGCACATCGTTCACACTCCGGCCTCCGTCACACGTCGCCAGCGCACCTTCGGCTACACCGAGGAAGAGGTGCGCGTCCTTCTCGCCCCGATGGCGAAGGCCGGTGCGGAGCCGCTCGGCGCAATGGGCTCGGACACGCCGGTCGCCGTCCTCTCAGAACGACCGCGCCTGCTGTTCGACTACTTCACCCAGCAGTTCGCGCAGGTGACCAACCCTCCGCTCGACTCCATCCGTGAAGAGGTCGTGACCTCCCTGAAGCTCGGTCTCGGCCCCGAGCGCAACCTGCTCACAGCCGGACCCGAGCACGCTCGCCAGGTCGTCCTCGACTTCCCGGTGATCGACAACGACGAGCTCGCCAAGATCCAGCACATCGACCCGCGCGCCGGCAGCCGCCTGACGACCACCCTCAAGGGCCTGTATCGGGCGGATGCGGGACCCGACGCGATGCAGGAACGGATCGCGGAGCTCTGCGATGAGGTCGACGTCGCGATCGAGGCCGGCGCGCAGTTCATCGTGCTGAGCGACCGTGACTCGAACCGCGACCTGGCGCCCATCCCGTCCCTCCTCATGCTCGCGGGCGTGCACCACCACCTCATCCGGACCGAGAACCGCATGAAGGTCGGCATCATCGTCGAGGCCGGAGACGTGCGCGAAGTCCACCACGTGGCGCTCCTGATCGGGTACGGCGCTTCGGCGATCAACCCGTACCTCGCGATGGAGACCTGCGAGGAACTCGTACGCAGCGGCATGATCACGGGCGTGACCCCCGAGAAGGCCGTCAAGAACGTGATCAAGGCCCTCGGCAAAGGGGTCCTGAAGATCATGTCGAAGATGGGGATCTCGACCGTCTCGTCCTATGCGGGAGCCCAGGCGTTCGAGGCCGTGGGCCTCAGCCAGGAGTTCGTCGACCAGTACTTCACCGGCACGACCAGCAAACTGGGCGGCGTGGGCATCGAGGTCGTCGCGGCCGAGAACCTCGCGCGGCACGCGAGCGCGTACCCGCTGGACGGCGCGACGATCGCACACGAGCGCCTGGCCAACGGGGGAGAGTACCAGTGGCGACGCGACGGTTCGCCGCACCTCTTCAACCCGGAGACCGTGTTCCGCCTTCAGCACTCCACACGCACCAGGCGGTACGACGTCTTCCGCGAGTACACGCAGCTCGTCGACGAGCAGGCCGAGAGCCTGATGACACTCCGCGGCATGTTCAAGCTGCAGACCGGAGTGCGGCCGCCCGTACCGCTCGACGAAGTCGAACCGATCGAATCGATCGTCAAACGTTTCTCGACCGGCGCGATGAGCTACGGCTCCATCTCGAAAGAGGCGCACGAGACGCTGGCGATCGCCATGAACAGCATCGGCGCGAAGTCGAACACGGGTGAGGGCGGCGAAGACCTCGACCGTCTGCTCGACCCGGAGCGCCGCAGCGCGATCAAGCAGGTCGCCTCCGGCCGGTTCGGCGTCACCAGCATGTATCTCACGCACTCCGACGACATCCAGATCAAACTCGCGCAGGGCGCCAAGCCCGGCGAGGGCGGACAGCTGCCGCCGACCAAGGTGTACCCGTGGATCGCGCGCACCCGTCATGCGACCGCGGGCGTCGGTCTGATCTCTCCGCCCCCGCACCACGACATCTACTCGATCGAAGACCTCAAGCAGCTGATCTTCGACCTGAAGCGCGCCAACCCGAACGCCCGCGTCCACGTCAAACTCGTGAGCGAGTCGGGCATCGGAGCTGTGGCCGCGGGAACGGCGAAGGCACTGGCCGACGTCATCCTGGTCTCCGGTCACGACGGCGGCACGGGCGCGAGCCCGGTCAACTCCCTCAAGCACGCGGGAACTCCGTGGGAGCTCGGCCTGGCCGAGACACAGCAGACGCTGATGCTCAACGGGATGCGCGACCGGGTGGTCGTGCAGGTCGACGGTCAGCTGAAGACCGGTCGTGACGTCATCGTCGGAGCCCTGCTCGGCGCCGAGGAATTCGGCTTCGCCACCGCTCCTCTTGTGGTCTCCGGCTGCGTGATGATGCGCGTCTGCCACCTGGACACCTGCCCGGTCGGCGTCGCCACCCAGAATCCCGAGCTCCGCGCCCGGTTCTCCGGCAAGCCCGAGTTCGTGGTGAACTTCTTCGAGTTCATCGCCCAGGAGGTGCGCGAGTACCTCGCCGAGCTCGGCTTCAGGAGCATCGATGAGGCCATCGGCCACCACGAGTTCCTCGACGTCAACGGGGCCATCGAGCACTGGAAGGCATCGGGGCTCGATCTCGCGCCGATCCTCGTCGGTCCGGATTTCCCGGATGACGCGCCCCGCAAGAACGCGCGCCCCCAGGACCACGAGCTCGAGAAGCACTTCGACAACGTGCTGATCGCCCGCAGTGCCGGCGTTCTCGAAAAGGGTGGCCGCATCCAGCTGGAACTGCCCATCCGCAACACCGAACGCGCCGTCGGCACCATGCTCGGCCACGAAGTCACGGTGCGTCACGGCGAGAACGGCCTGCCGAGCGGCTCGATCGACATCACGCTCACCGGTTCAGCGGGCCAGTCGCTCGGCGCTTTCCTGCCGGCCGGAATCACGCTCCGCCTCGAGGGCGACTCGAACGACTACGTCGGCAAGGGACTCTCGGGCGGCCAGATCATCCTGCGACCGGACCGCAACAGCGTCTTCCCCGCCGAACGCAATGTGATCGCCGGAAACGTCATCGGCTACGGTGCGACCCAGGGCAGCATGTTCATCCGCGGCATCGTCGGTGAGCGGTTCCTGGTGCGCAACTCCGGGGCCACGGCTGTAGTGGAAGGCGTGGGCGACCACGCGCTCGAGTACATGACGGGTGGCCTCGCGGTGATCCTCGGCGGCACCGGGCGCAACCTCGGCGCGGGAATGTCGGGCGGAACGGCGTACGTGTACGAGCTCAAGCGCGATCGGGTGAACCGGGATGCGCTCGACACCGGCGAGCTCGAGCTGCTGCCCCTGGGCAGCGCCGACGTGGAGATCGTGCGCGACCTGCTCGAGCGACACGTCGCCGAGACTGAGTCGACGCTCGCGGCCAAGCTCCTCGCGGACTTCGACGACACCGTCGCGAACTTCGTCAAAGTCCTGCCGCGCGACTATGCCGCGGTGCTCGAAATGCGACAGAACGCCGTGGATGAGGGGCTGGACCCCGACGGCGACGTCGTCTGGAACCGAATCCTGGAGGTAACCGGTGGCTGA
- a CDS encoding glutamate synthase subunit beta, with amino-acid sequence MADPKGFLKVTERELPKRRPVSVRLMDWKEVYEAGDPAELRRQAGRCMDCGIPFCHQGCPLGNLIPEWNDLMWRGEGRQAIERLHATNNFPEFTGRLCPAPCESSCVLGINQPAVTIKQVEVSIIDQAWQNGWVQPHPPERLTGKTVAVVGSGPAGLAAAQQLTRAGHTVAVYERDDRIGGLLRYGIPDFKMEKKHLEARLNQMMAEGTRFRAGVNIGVDITWDELRTRYDAVVIATGAMVPRDLPVPGRDLSGVHFAMEYLVQQNKVGAGDSVPDQITAEGKHVVVLGGGDTGADCIGTSHRQGAASVTNLAIGKQPPNERPTHQPWPVTPTLFEVQTAHEEGGRREYLASTVEFLANDFGEVRAIRVAETEYLDGRRVPKAGTEREIPADLVLLALGFTGPEPEDLGNQLEVPFDSRGNVERDGDYQTSLPGVFVAGDAGRGQSLIVWAIAEGRAAASAVDRYLEGETQLPFPVKPTDRGILV; translated from the coding sequence GTGGCTGACCCGAAGGGCTTCCTCAAAGTTACGGAGCGCGAGCTCCCCAAGCGCCGCCCGGTCTCCGTGCGCCTGATGGACTGGAAAGAGGTCTATGAGGCGGGCGACCCGGCCGAGCTCCGACGCCAGGCCGGACGCTGCATGGACTGCGGCATCCCGTTCTGCCACCAGGGCTGCCCTCTGGGCAACCTGATCCCCGAGTGGAACGACCTGATGTGGCGAGGCGAAGGCCGCCAGGCCATCGAGCGCCTGCACGCGACCAACAACTTCCCGGAGTTCACGGGCCGGCTGTGCCCGGCGCCATGCGAGTCGTCGTGCGTTCTCGGGATCAACCAGCCCGCGGTCACGATCAAGCAGGTCGAGGTGTCGATCATCGACCAGGCCTGGCAGAACGGCTGGGTCCAGCCGCATCCGCCGGAGCGCCTCACCGGCAAGACCGTCGCGGTCGTCGGCTCCGGTCCTGCGGGACTCGCCGCGGCCCAGCAGCTGACCCGGGCCGGTCACACGGTGGCCGTCTACGAACGCGACGACCGCATCGGCGGCCTGCTGCGCTACGGCATCCCCGACTTCAAGATGGAGAAGAAGCATCTCGAGGCGCGCCTCAACCAGATGATGGCCGAAGGCACCCGGTTCCGCGCCGGAGTGAACATCGGCGTCGACATCACGTGGGACGAGCTGCGCACCCGGTATGACGCCGTGGTGATCGCGACGGGGGCGATGGTCCCGCGTGACCTGCCCGTCCCGGGCCGCGACCTGAGCGGCGTCCACTTCGCGATGGAATACCTCGTCCAGCAGAACAAGGTCGGCGCTGGTGACAGCGTGCCCGACCAGATCACGGCCGAAGGCAAGCATGTCGTCGTCCTCGGCGGTGGCGACACCGGCGCCGACTGCATCGGAACCTCCCACCGGCAGGGTGCCGCATCCGTCACCAACCTCGCCATCGGCAAGCAGCCGCCGAACGAGCGTCCGACGCACCAGCCGTGGCCCGTCACGCCGACGCTGTTCGAAGTCCAGACCGCGCACGAGGAGGGCGGCCGTCGCGAGTACCTCGCCTCGACTGTCGAGTTCCTGGCGAACGACTTCGGCGAGGTGCGGGCGATCCGCGTGGCCGAGACCGAATACCTCGACGGACGCCGCGTGCCCAAGGCGGGAACCGAGCGGGAGATCCCGGCAGACCTCGTGCTCCTCGCACTCGGATTCACCGGGCCCGAGCCGGAAGACCTCGGCAACCAGCTCGAGGTGCCCTTCGACTCCCGTGGCAACGTCGAACGCGACGGTGACTACCAGACCAGCCTGCCGGGCGTCTTCGTCGCAGGCGATGCCGGCCGCGGCCAGTCCCTGATCGTCTGGGCCATCGCCGAAGGACGGGCAGCGGCGTCTGCTGTCGACCGGTATCTTGAAGGGGAGACGCAGTTGCCCTTCCCGGTGAAGCCGACCGACCGCGGCATCCTCGTCTGA
- the pyk gene encoding pyruvate kinase has translation MRRAKIVATLGPATSSYENIRAIIDAGVDVARMNLSHGSYDVHEAVYANVRRATEDSGRSVAVMVDLQGPKIRLGKFEAGPYELAEGDIFRITTEDLIGTKELSSTTFKGLPQDVNPGDFLLIDDGKVKVRVLETDGTVVTTEVVVAGPVSNNKGINLPGVAVNVPALSEKDEADLRWGLRLGADLIALSFVRNASDIERVHEIMAEEGRKIPVIAKIEKPQAVDNLEEIIEAFDAIMVARGDLGVELPLEAVPIVQKRAVELARRMAKPVIVATQMLESMISSPVPTRAETSDVANAVLDGADAVMLSGETSVGEYPVITVQTMARIVTSTEEHGLDRIAPLGTKPRTQSGAITLAAVEVADFVEAKYLCVFTESGDSARRMSRLRNRIPILAFTPDPAIRRRMALFWGVESFVVDRVTHTDQMVAQVDEVLKANGRATDTEKVIIISGSPPGIPGTTNDLRVHKVGDVL, from the coding sequence ATGAGACGGGCAAAAATCGTCGCGACCCTCGGGCCGGCGACATCGAGCTATGAGAACATCCGCGCGATCATCGACGCGGGTGTGGATGTGGCTCGCATGAACCTGAGCCACGGAAGTTACGACGTGCACGAAGCCGTCTACGCGAACGTGCGACGCGCGACGGAGGACTCCGGGCGCAGTGTGGCAGTGATGGTCGACCTGCAGGGCCCGAAGATCCGGCTCGGCAAATTCGAGGCCGGCCCCTACGAGCTCGCCGAGGGCGACATCTTTCGCATCACGACCGAAGATCTGATCGGCACGAAGGAACTCTCGTCCACGACCTTCAAGGGGCTGCCCCAGGACGTGAACCCCGGGGACTTCCTGCTGATCGACGACGGCAAGGTCAAGGTGCGCGTGCTCGAGACCGACGGAACCGTCGTGACCACCGAGGTGGTCGTCGCAGGTCCGGTGTCGAACAACAAGGGCATCAACCTGCCCGGGGTCGCTGTCAACGTGCCCGCGCTCTCCGAGAAAGACGAGGCAGACCTCCGCTGGGGCCTCAGGCTCGGTGCCGACCTGATCGCCCTCTCGTTCGTGCGTAACGCCTCCGACATCGAGCGCGTCCACGAGATCATGGCAGAAGAAGGACGCAAGATCCCGGTCATCGCCAAGATCGAGAAGCCCCAGGCCGTCGACAACCTCGAGGAGATCATCGAGGCGTTCGACGCGATCATGGTCGCACGAGGCGACCTCGGCGTCGAGCTTCCTCTGGAGGCCGTGCCGATCGTCCAGAAGCGCGCTGTCGAACTGGCCCGCCGCATGGCTAAGCCGGTCATCGTGGCCACTCAGATGCTCGAATCGATGATCTCGAGCCCGGTTCCGACCCGCGCCGAGACCTCCGACGTCGCTAACGCGGTGCTCGACGGTGCGGATGCCGTCATGCTGAGCGGCGAGACCAGCGTCGGCGAATACCCGGTCATCACCGTGCAGACCATGGCGCGCATCGTCACGTCGACCGAGGAGCACGGACTCGACCGCATCGCCCCGCTCGGCACGAAGCCGCGCACGCAGAGCGGCGCGATCACTCTCGCCGCCGTCGAGGTCGCTGACTTCGTGGAGGCCAAGTACCTGTGCGTGTTCACCGAGTCGGGCGACTCCGCCCGCCGCATGTCGCGACTCCGCAACCGGATCCCGATCCTCGCCTTCACGCCGGACCCGGCCATCCGCCGTCGCATGGCACTGTTCTGGGGCGTCGAATCGTTCGTCGTCGACCGCGTCACCCACACCGACCAGATGGTCGCGCAGGTCGACGAGGTCCTGAAGGCGAACGGTCGCGCGACCGACACGGAGAAGGTCATCATCATCTCCGGTTCCCCTCCCGGAATCCCCGGCACGACCAACGACCTCCGTGTTCACAAGGTCGGGGACGTGCTCTAA
- a CDS encoding low temperature requirement protein A, whose amino-acid sequence MSADEPGATAGAVTGARGAAERRHASWLELFFDLVFVGFVGQLALRLHGDPTAGDFAVFVLLFFPAWWLWIDVLLTTNLFGRRATGVTWLVMITVMFAVGIMAAAVSAEFPERAWAFAAANALARLVMLPVWLFAAKKKSLDWWRPALYSGLTAALWLASIAFRAPGIYIVWVVSMLIELVLSYAIGRQGAWLRRALDIDHMSERIGLFVVIVFGETIFTLIVAASEHWTLASGATTALGFIIVALLAWSFFTYGATLAERAWGEMRVRGDIAALRDTATFLPFFLVIGIVSMAAGLGTAVSEPLVALPNGAAIALCGGVALFYATNGAVSLRYGQPLRRVLAWAAPGVLGPLVLAALSGLVTSLALVAMLAVFLAVLVLTVRFRQPST is encoded by the coding sequence GTGAGCGCAGACGAACCGGGAGCCACCGCAGGCGCGGTGACCGGTGCGCGCGGTGCCGCCGAACGTCGCCACGCCAGCTGGCTCGAGCTATTCTTCGACCTCGTGTTCGTCGGTTTCGTCGGCCAACTGGCCCTGCGCCTCCACGGCGATCCGACCGCCGGCGACTTCGCTGTCTTCGTGCTCCTGTTCTTCCCGGCGTGGTGGCTGTGGATCGACGTTCTGCTCACCACGAACCTCTTCGGCCGTCGGGCGACCGGTGTCACCTGGCTCGTGATGATCACGGTCATGTTCGCCGTCGGGATCATGGCAGCAGCCGTCTCCGCGGAATTCCCGGAGCGGGCCTGGGCTTTTGCAGCCGCCAACGCGCTCGCCAGGCTGGTGATGCTGCCGGTCTGGCTGTTCGCGGCGAAGAAGAAGAGCCTGGACTGGTGGCGGCCGGCGCTCTACAGCGGGCTGACTGCCGCACTGTGGCTGGCATCCATCGCTTTTCGTGCACCGGGCATCTACATCGTCTGGGTGGTGTCGATGCTGATCGAGCTGGTGCTCTCGTATGCGATCGGCCGTCAGGGCGCGTGGCTCCGCCGGGCGCTCGACATCGATCACATGTCCGAACGCATCGGGCTGTTCGTGGTGATCGTGTTCGGCGAGACGATCTTCACCCTCATCGTCGCCGCGTCGGAGCACTGGACCCTGGCCTCGGGGGCAACCACAGCGCTCGGCTTCATCATCGTGGCGCTTCTCGCCTGGTCGTTCTTCACGTATGGCGCAACGCTCGCGGAGCGGGCCTGGGGCGAGATGCGCGTACGCGGCGACATCGCCGCCCTCCGGGATACTGCGACATTCCTGCCGTTCTTCCTCGTGATCGGCATCGTATCCATGGCGGCCGGACTCGGAACAGCGGTATCCGAACCCCTCGTGGCGCTGCCGAACGGAGCCGCGATTGCTCTGTGTGGTGGAGTCGCCCTGTTCTATGCGACGAACGGCGCCGTTTCGCTGCGCTACGGGCAGCCCCTCCGCCGAGTTCTCGCCTGGGCGGCGCCCGGTGTGCTCGGGCCGCTCGTCCTCGCGGCGCTCTCCGGTCTGGTCACGTCGCTTGCGCTGGTGGCGATGCTGGCAGTGTTTCTCGCGGTGCTGGTCCTGACGGTACGGTTCCGTCAGCCGTCGACCTGA
- a CDS encoding LysE family translocator has translation MTLPSILAFTGLCVLLALTPGPDTFLVLRYSLVRVRAGVAASVGSAIGSLVWAAAVAFGLAALLEQSAEAYRVVKIIGGLYLVYLGVSAFLASRRAGVEGAELAAPRARIHSSLLAGMLSTMLNPKVGLFFLAVAPQFIPAGNASVGSTMLLGAIDAVVALVYLAIVSIVAARAVLWLRRPRVAKVLERVSAAILGVLGIGTIISSAE, from the coding sequence ATGACTCTCCCCTCGATCCTGGCCTTCACCGGGCTCTGCGTCCTGCTGGCGCTGACGCCCGGGCCGGACACGTTCCTGGTGCTCCGCTACAGTCTGGTGCGGGTTCGCGCCGGTGTGGCCGCGTCGGTGGGTTCGGCGATCGGGTCGCTGGTCTGGGCGGCCGCGGTCGCCTTCGGTCTCGCCGCCCTGCTCGAACAGTCGGCCGAGGCGTACCGCGTGGTAAAGATCATCGGCGGACTCTACCTCGTCTACCTCGGAGTGAGCGCGTTCCTTGCGAGCCGCCGGGCCGGGGTGGAGGGCGCGGAGCTCGCAGCGCCGAGGGCGCGCATCCACTCGAGCCTGCTCGCCGGCATGCTGTCGACGATGCTGAACCCCAAGGTCGGGCTCTTCTTCCTCGCGGTCGCGCCGCAGTTCATTCCAGCGGGCAACGCCTCGGTGGGCAGCACGATGCTGCTCGGAGCGATCGACGCGGTGGTGGCGCTGGTCTATCTCGCGATCGTGTCGATCGTCGCGGCGCGTGCCGTGCTCTGGCTGCGGCGTCCCAGGGTGGCGAAGGTGCTCGAACGGGTCTCGGCGGCCATCCTCGGCGTGCTCGGAATCGGCACGATCATCAGCAGCGCCGAGTAG
- a CDS encoding EamA family transporter, with protein MTSKRDRLIGAGTQVATEVSINFGSAVAGLLIPIVGAVVVVAVRQVITAIAVLPFYRPKRRELTWRRLWPALALGIVLATMNLSFYEAVGRLGLGIAATIEFLGPFALALVGSRRLLDFACAIVAAAGVVLLTGTAGSIDVLGVVFALIAAASWAGYILLTRRVAVGLPGLEGLSVASVVATAILLPIALIVVDYSKLDLRVIALLVTAGILSSAIPYSLDTFILRRIPPRLYAIITSFGPVIAAIFGVLVLGESFTPVQVAGIVVVCLAAGVTIATQREHPRSDLETTAEGLT; from the coding sequence GTGACTTCGAAACGCGACCGCCTCATCGGCGCGGGCACCCAGGTCGCAACCGAGGTCAGCATCAACTTCGGGTCGGCCGTGGCCGGATTGCTCATCCCCATCGTCGGAGCGGTCGTCGTCGTCGCAGTCCGCCAGGTCATCACCGCCATCGCGGTGCTGCCGTTCTACCGGCCGAAGCGGCGCGAACTCACCTGGCGGCGGCTCTGGCCGGCACTCGCGCTCGGGATCGTTCTCGCCACCATGAACCTGTCGTTCTACGAAGCTGTCGGTCGACTCGGACTCGGAATCGCCGCGACCATCGAGTTCCTCGGCCCCTTCGCGCTCGCGCTGGTCGGCTCGCGGCGCCTGCTCGACTTCGCTTGTGCCATCGTCGCTGCCGCCGGAGTCGTACTCCTGACCGGCACGGCCGGCTCGATCGATGTGCTCGGTGTGGTGTTCGCCCTCATCGCGGCGGCGTCGTGGGCGGGCTACATCCTGCTCACCCGTAGGGTGGCGGTCGGACTGCCGGGGCTGGAAGGCCTCAGCGTGGCCAGTGTCGTCGCGACGGCCATCCTGCTCCCCATTGCGCTCATCGTCGTCGACTATTCCAAGCTCGACCTGCGGGTCATCGCATTGCTCGTGACAGCGGGCATCCTGTCGTCGGCCATCCCCTACAGCCTGGACACGTTCATCCTGCGCCGCATACCCCCGCGCCTGTACGCGATCATCACGAGTTTCGGGCCGGTGATCGCCGCGATCTTCGGCGTGCTCGTCCTCGGTGAGTCGTTCACGCCCGTGCAGGTCGCCGGCATCGTCGTTGTCTGTCTTGCGGCCGGAGTGACGATCGCGACCCAGCGCGAGCATCCGCGCTCGGATCTGGAGACCACCGCCGAAGGACTGACCTGA
- a CDS encoding GNAT family N-acetyltransferase yields the protein MTSMTMRVAPATAETWPELERVFGQPGDQATCWCQWFKLTGAEYRATTTAERRDALHGQTSGSPTAGVIAWLDDEPVGWSAVEPYSAYSGLGRSPITRRLEGDPVDDLWAVTCFVVRLDSRRRGVARHLLGGAVEHARSSGARVVEGYPVDPGVRPSLSAAERYHGTVSLFESGGFSVVRRPSATRAIMRLGLDT from the coding sequence ATGACCTCAATGACGATGCGCGTGGCACCGGCCACGGCTGAGACCTGGCCAGAGCTCGAGCGGGTCTTCGGCCAGCCGGGTGATCAGGCCACGTGCTGGTGCCAGTGGTTCAAGCTGACCGGCGCGGAGTACCGGGCGACCACGACGGCCGAGAGGCGCGACGCCCTCCACGGGCAGACCTCCGGCTCGCCGACCGCGGGCGTCATCGCGTGGCTCGACGATGAACCGGTCGGATGGTCGGCTGTCGAGCCGTACTCGGCATACTCCGGCCTGGGGCGCTCACCGATCACGCGACGGCTCGAGGGCGATCCGGTCGACGACCTCTGGGCTGTGACGTGCTTCGTGGTTCGGCTCGATTCGCGGCGTCGCGGCGTCGCCCGCCATTTGCTGGGCGGAGCCGTGGAGCACGCCCGATCGAGTGGTGCGCGCGTCGTCGAAGGCTACCCCGTCGATCCTGGCGTGCGGCCGTCGTTGTCGGCCGCCGAACGGTACCACGGCACTGTGTCGCTGTTCGAGTCCGGCGGCTTCTCCGTGGTGAGGCGACCGTCTGCGACGCGCGCGATCATGCGGCTCGGCCTCGACACCTGA